A part of Thalassophryne amazonica chromosome 3, fThaAma1.1, whole genome shotgun sequence genomic DNA contains:
- the LOC117507889 gene encoding tripartite motif-containing protein 35-like, whose amino-acid sequence MASRTEYDLCCPACHDIFKDPVVLPCGHSFCKGCWKSCWREKQTFRCLVCKKRSLKLKPPHNLALKNLCEVFLQEKTQKASLGPDLLSLQSEKLKLFCLDHQQPVCVICQDAITHNNHRLRSIAEVAQEHKEDLHKSLKILQENLKLFEEVKGRFDQTAEHIKVQARLTERQIKEQFEKLHQFLKEEEEVRMVALMEEEEQKSQKMKEKIEALSREIAALSDIIRTTEEELRAEDASFLLNYSAIVERFQQHLLLDDPKLHSGALIDVAKHLGNLTFSIWNNMKEMVSYTPVVLDPNSAHPELILSEDLTRVRFGSLQKLPENPERFDCYPFVLGSEGFTSGTHSWTVEVGDCPNWFLGVIAESDQRKGDKLSEFWRIGFYDGKYTVRSTSDPYATLPVKNQLWQVRVDLDWNRRKLSFSDPESNTHIHTFTHTFMVRLFPYISTNTDLTLKILPVKLSDRPAPQGFTLSKDRRSNVHPHSAQSI is encoded by the coding sequence ATGGCATCGCGAACAGAATATGACCTCTGCTGTCCGGCGTGCCACGACATCTTTAAGGACCCAGTTGTCCTGCCGTGTGGACACAGCTTCTGCAAAGGCTGCTGGAAGAGCTGCTggagagaaaaacaaacattcaGGTGCCTCGTTTGCAAGAAAAGATCTCTGAAGTTAAAACCACCTCATAACTTGGCGTTGAAGAACCTGTGTGAGGTCTTCTTACAGGAGAAAACCCAAAAGGCTTCACTGGGACCTGACCTTctcagtctgcagtctgagaaacTCAAACTCTTCTGTTTGGACCATCAGCAGCCGGTTTGTGTCATTTGTCAAGATGCAATAACCCACAACAACCACAGGCTCAGGTCCATCGCTGAAGTTGCTCAGGAACACAAGGAAGACCTTCACAAATCCCTAAAGATCTTACAGGAGAACCTGAAGCTCTTTGAAGAAGTTAAAGGAAGGTTTGACCAAACAGCAGAACACATTAAGGTCCAGGCCCGACTCACAGAGaggcagattaaggagcagtttgAGAAGCTTCATCAGTTCCTGAAAGAGGAAGAGGAGGTCAGGATGGTTGCTCTGATGGAGGAAGAGGAGCAGAAGAGTCAAAAGATGAAGGAGAAGATTGAAGCTCTGAGCAGAGAGATAGCAGCACTTTCAGACATCATcagaaccacagaagaagagctgAGAGCTGAAGATGCCTCATTCCTGCTCAACTACAGCGCTATAGTAGAAAGATTCCAGCAGCACCTCCTGCTGGATGATCCAAAGCTACACTCGGGAGCTCTGATAGATGTGGCCAAACATCTGGGCAACCTGACCTTCAGCATCTGGAACAACATGAAGGAGATGGTCTCCTACACTCCTGTGGTTCTGGATCCAAACTCTGCTCACCCAGAATTGATTCTGTCTGAAGATCTGACCAGGGTGAGGTTTGGATCATTACAGAAGCTTCCTGAAAACCCAGAGCGGTTTGACTGCTACCCCTTTGTCCTCGGCTCTGAGGGCTTTACTTCAGGGACTCACAGCTGGACCGTGGAGGTTGGAGACTGTCCAAACTGGTTTCTGGGAGTGATAGCCGAGTCTGACCAAAGGAAGGGAGACAAACTGTCAGAATTTTGGCGAATAGGCTTCTATGATGGTAAATACACGGTACGCTCCACATCGGATCCCTACGCTACTCTTCCAGTGAAGAACCAGCTCTGGCAGGTCAGAGTTGATCTGGACTGGAACAGACGAAAACTGTCCTTCTCTGATCCGGAgtccaacacacacatacacacattcacacacactttcATGGTCAGACTGTTTCCATACATCAGCACGAACACAGATCTCACATTGAAGATATTACCAGTGAAACTCTCAGATAGACCGGCACCGCAGGGCTTTACTTTGAGCAAAGACAGAAGATCAAATGTCCACCCACATTCAGCTCAGTCCATCTAA